A window of Gossypium hirsutum isolate 1008001.06 chromosome D13, Gossypium_hirsutum_v2.1, whole genome shotgun sequence genomic DNA:
cgatccctataacatgggagactttgactaataaactggactaattggtccgaccaaaaattctagaaaaaaatgtgtaaacgggaatatgagtctattttcagggaaaatttacagaactggatttcgagtttcagaactcgagatatgatttttttagcgactagtacgcagactggcagcttgtctggaaattttttttaagtgggttgaagtctgttaacacctcgtgttcgactccggcgacggcctcgggttcggggtgttacaaactaaCCCATAGCTCCGTTTTCAAAACTATCAAAGATTTTtgatgttaccattgatgagttatTTATGTTTATGATGTTACACAATAGCTTTGATTTATTAGTTGTTGATTATGAGTATTTTAGAAAATGTTTTTGTTGGTTTTtgagtaaatgattaaattgactaaacatttaaaattttatagaaattgCATAATTAGTGAATAATAATGGATTGCTCTAGATTAGAATAAAATTTGGTTAGCCTTGGGATGTTGTGAAATTAGTTAATATGGAAAATGCataaaattgtgataaatgtaaaattttagggaaaatatgtaattaatgcaAAGTTAAGGGTTTTATGCATTAAATTGGGCATGAAATGTCtgtgaatttaataaaatgtgtTTAAATACTATATAGATCAAGACACAAGTCATAAAGACAGTAATCAAGGAAAGAGACAATTTGTGGGGTAGTCCCTACGTTTGAATCGCAAGTGGATCGTAGGTATGTTCATAGTATTTTAGTAGGTAAATGAAATTCACTTctgttttatatttttgttttctagttaattcatttatatatatatatatgaatttacttTGGTACCCTGAATTGCATATTAGTGCTCATgattgtacttcggtacccctgaatgtAGATACGTGCCCCtttttgtacttcgatacccctgaatgcacatacgtgcccctgcttgtacttcagtaccctaaatgcacatacgtgcccttaTTTATACTTTGGTACCCTTGAATGCATATACGTGCCCCTGATTGTACTTCAGTACCCTTGAATACAtatacgtgcccctatttgtacttcgaaACTCCTTAAATACAGTATAATGTCTTAGCATTTCACCATTTGTGCACTCGAAACTTTGAGTAATTACTTAATATGTGAATAAAGTTTAATTATATTTAGAGTAAATGTTATACTATGTCCTTAATAAGCTAAGTTACGGGTTTTATTGGGTTATTTTGTAGATAATCGTTGCTGACTTTTTGGAAGGATTAATCAACCAAATCACACTATCCCTCTAAGGTGGTAGTTTTTGCATCTTATTTATGGGTAGtggcatatatatatagatgagtATATGAGTTTTGTGAATGTTGATAGATGTAGTTAATAAGTGAGATTTGTGGTTTTATTAGAGTACATTTTTTAATGATGgaacaagtatatatataatgaatagaTGAATAACTTTATGTGTAGTTGTTGAATGATGTGGTTTAGAGTTGTGGTGTGATGCTTTATTTTGTAATGACATATATAGAGTGgtgtttttattggtttttagactatgttttggtatatgttttaatttaaagCTTTGTTGTTTATATAGCTAAATATTAGTTTCAATATAGAAAAATTTAGTATGAATGTGAATCATGAAAGTTTAATTCTTTGttaatatattggaaaatataaaatgtggtaccaatgagggtacattggttaggcacttaagaagattgttttggcatgttttgagcatgattgattgtgttttgaataggtgaaATGGCTAGTAATTGGGTTGCTTAGTGTGCTAGTAAGCATGATTTGGTAAACTTGATATTTATGGTTCATTTTGGTGCACACGACTTGGGACACGGGCTACCACATAGCCATGAGCAACACACGGTgtgagacacggctgtgtgtatCAAGTCAATGAGTCACACGGTCTGATACGCGGCCTACGACACAACCGTGTGTAtttagttagagagttacatgaccTACGACAAGGCCGTGTCATCAAATTTAGTGTGTTGCACAAGTAGAGAGATGGGCTGGGATATGGCCATGTGTCCTAACTTCAAATGCCACAGTCTGGTCGatgtcacatggcctggacacacggccgtgtgacccctgcatctcaaattttcatgtttttattaaaaatttcttaTTTGTCTCAATTTGATCTGTGAATGTTTCTAAGGTAATTTTAGGGCCTCGTAAACCCGAATAAAGGCCTTTGTGCATATTTATTCtatgatatgatatatgtttataaattaagTGAATACTTATTATAGAATTAAGATAAATTGTTTGTTTAGTTCTGTAACACTCCGATCCTTAATCTGGTAATGAAGACAggatatgggtgttacatttagtggtatcaaagctacggtttagtcaattctaggaatAATGTAGCGTGTATAGAGTTTAGTATATACAAGCCACATAcaccttgtgatagtgtgatgcttttgatcCACTCTAATATTGTATTCTTTTATCTATTGAAAAATCTCGCTGGATCAAATCAGTCAGTAGTTAACGAAGCTGAAAGTAATGTTCAAGCTTCAAATCTTGAAACAAGTAATTGTGCATCGGTTCCATAGTCTTTTGGTGACGAGATAAGAAATGTGTTTCTTGGGATGATAAACTAGTGGTTTAATGAATTTAAGCAAATAAATCCTATAACTCCATATCCTCCACCCCCTACTGTGCCTCCTTTGGCACCCCTGTGTCCTCAAAATGCTGTACCGATGACAGTTACTCAATTTTCCgtagataaaattcaaaaatgtggagCGAAAGAATTTAGAGGCAAGATTGACGATGATCCCACAAAAGCTGAGTACTGGTTAATGAATATGAAGAGAgtttttgtgaaattgatgtgTACTCTTGAAGAttgtttgaaatgtgctgtgtTGTTGCTGAAAGATGAAACATGCTCATGGTGGGACACTTTAAACACCATGACATCAAATGATTGTATTAATTGAGATTTCTTCCAAATTGAATTCAAGAAAATGTATATTAGCTGATTGTTTCttgataagaaaaagaaagaattccttgaactaaaataagaaaatcgATCTGTAGCTGAGTATGAACGGGAGTTTGTGCAGTTAAGTAAGGATGCCCGTAATGTAGTGTCAAATGAAGAATAAATATGTATTAGATGTGAAGATGGGATGAATGATGACATTCGTATGTCGGTGGCGTTAAAGTTTTGGGAATTTGTAGAACTTTCAAAAGGTGCTCAGAAAATTGAAGAAATCTGTAGGAgtaaacaaaaatcaaatttgaaATATTGAGATTTTAACAAAAGAGGGACATTTAAGTCTGCTCGATGTCTCCATCGTAGAAGTTTAGAAATGAAACAAGTCGATCGAATGCCCTTTCAGAGTTCACTAGAAGAGATAAACTGAACCAAAGTAATTTGAAGTCTATTAATTCTCCAGCGTCTAGTGTCAGAAGTGTGAGGAATGTTGAAAGAATTGTCCCTATTTGTGATGATTATGGAAGGAGGAATTTTGGTGAATGTTGATCAAAGTTGGGAGCTTGTTTCCATTGCGGATCTACTGATAATTTCCTTCGTGATTGTCCAAAACGATAAAATGATTTTGGCAATCAAATAAGCAAGCCTGAAGCAACCTTACAGAGAGGTAGACGACCTGGAAACGGTAGAAAGACTACTTTTGGTCGAGGAAAGAATAGTGGTATGAGTGAATGATCTGAAGCGAGAGCACTAGCTAGAACATATGCAATCAGAGCTCGTGAGGAAACTACTGCACTAGATGTTATtgttggtacattttctctttttgatattaatgtatattcATTAATTGATCATGGAATAACTCACTCCAATATATGCACTACTTTAGTAGACAAAAAGAATTTTCCTATTGTGTCCACTGATTACACTGTTAAGGTAACGAAAAGTTTAGGGTTACGATTTTCCTGCTAGTTttatgttgttaccttttgatgattttgatctcattttgggaattgATTGGTTATCTAAGCATGATGCAATAGTGAGTTGTCGAAGGAAACAAGTTAGGTTGAAGTGTCCAAATGGTGAATTGATTTGTGTTAGGGCGGATGAGACCGATTGTACTACAAATGTAGTTTTAGCATTTTCAGCTCAAAACTTGATTAGAAAAGGATGTGAAGATTATTTAGCTTACGTTCTTGATTCGAAAGTGGcagaataaaaaatcaatcaaGTGATGATAGTCAAAGAATATACTGAATCTTTTCTTGAAGAACTGCCTGGGTTGCCATTGACTTAGGAAGTTGAATTTATGATCGAACTTGTGAGTGGAACAACTCCAATTTTGATAGCACCATACATGATGGCTCCTaaaaaattgaaaggattaaaagtatagttgcaagagttgttagatCGTGGATTTATTCGACCGAATGTGTCACTTTGAGGTGCTCCAGctctgtttgtgaagaagaaatatTGTCTAATgagactatgtatagattatcgatagTTGAATGGAGTCACTATTAAGAATAAAAACCCATTAcatcgtattgatgatttgttcgatcaattaaaaggagctacagttttttcaaagattgacttgagatctggataTTATTACTTGCGAGTTGAAGAGCCAAATCTACCGAAAATTACATTTAGAactagatatggtcactacgaatttttgttgatgccatttggtttgactaatgatTTTAtggcattcatggatttgatgaacagggtatttcaatcatatttagatcggtttgttgtggcattcattgatgatatcctaaGTTATTCACTGAACCAGTCAGGTCATGTTGAACATTTGAGAGTTCTGTTGCAAACTTTGTGTCAAAAGAAACTTtatacaaaattcaataaatgtgaattttggttatggGAAGTCGGTTTTTTAGGACATGTTATAAGTGCTGATGAATTAGGGTTGATCCAAATAAAAAATCTACGATCGTTGAATGGAAAATTctgaagaatgtttctgaagttcgaaGTTTCTTAGGCTTAGCCAGATATTATCGGCGTTCTATTAAAAATTTCTCCATTATAGCATCTCTGATGACTAAAATGCTACAAGAAGATGTTAGTTATGTTTGGACTAAGAAATGCAAGATAATTTTTGAGCAGTTCATAAATATGTTAACTGAAACACCTTTTTTGAGTCAGCCTGAACTCGAGAAAGAAATTATTGTATATAGCGATGCTTCTTTTTGTGGAAAAGTAATTGCCTACACTTCTAAGCAGTTGAAGCCTCATGAGCAAAACTAACCGACACACGATTTGGAGTTAGCTGCAGTTGTTTTCgctttgaagatctggcgacattatttgtatggggagaaatgtcatatttttactgatcataaaagtttgaaatacttaatgacttagaaagaattaaatttgtgtCATGTTGGTGGCTcgaattattaaaagattatgatttggtaatTGACTATCATCTTGGGAAAACTAATATCCTTGTAGGTGCTTTAAGCCGGAAGTCTCTAATTACTTTGAGGGAGATGAATGTAAATTTGACATTAGAGTGTGATGGTTCTATTTTGGCAAAGTTGATAGTAAATtcgatatttttatcaaaaattcaagaacttcAAAAAGATGATTCAAATTTATTGGCGAGACTCGAGTTTGTGAAAAGTGGTCAAAAGAGTGATTTTTGTATTGGTATTGATGGTTGTTTGTATTTCCGAAATCAACTGTGTGTACCGAATGATTCTGCATTAAAACGAGAGTtgttgaatgaagctcacaatagtgtTTATTCAGTTCATCctggagtacgaaaatgtatattGTTATCAAACGAAGTTATTGGTGACCTAGTATGAAGCAAGAAATAGCAGAAAATATGTCTCTATGTTTAGTTTTCCAgtaggtgaaagctgaacattaggtacCATCGGGTTTGTTGCAACCAGTAATGATTCCTAAATAGAAGTGAGAATgagtgacgatggattttgtttcaggattacCTTTTTCTCCGAAAAAAAGATtctatttgggttattgtggataggttaacaaaattgGCTCATTTCATACGTGTTAAgactgattactcacttgagaAATTTGCAGAGTTATATGTTGTTGAAATAGTAAGATTACGTGGTGTATCATTATCGATTATATCAGATCatgatccgagatttacttccaTATTTTTGCATAAGTTGCATGAAACTTTATGCtcgaagttaaattttagtaccacttttcatccgcaaacagatggtcaatcggagTGAATCATTCAGGTTTTAGAACATATGTTGCAGTGTTGTATCATTGGATTTGAGGGCagctgggaaaagtatttgccattAGCTgagtttgtgtataataatagttatcaattaACCATAAAGATGGCTCagtacgaggctttgtatggacgtaaatgtagATGTCCATTGTATTGGTCTGAATTGAATGAGAAGAAGTTAACCGAGGTTGATTTagttagagaaactgaagaaaaagtcaGGGTTATTCGAGATAACTTGAAAGCTGCATCCGATCGTAAGAAATCTTATGCTGatctaaaaaagaaagatatcGAGTTTTCTGTTGGtaaaatagtattttttaaaaGTCTCGCCCTGGAAGAAAATGTCACGATTTGGTATAAAAGGGAAGCTTAGTCCTAGATTTATCGGGCAATATGAAGTTCTTGAAAGAATAGGATTGGTAGCATACCGTTTGGCTTTACCTCTAGAACtcgacagaattcataatgtttttcacgtTTCAATGCTTCAATGATACTGGTTTGATTCGTCGCATATTTTATGTACGAAAGAAATTGAATTACAGACTGATTTAACTTACAATGAAGAGCCTGTGAGAATCTTGGCTCGGGAAAtaaaagagttacgaaataagtcTGTACCATTAGCTAAAGTATTATGGCAATGTCATGGGCTTGAAGAAGCGACGTGGGAAATTGAACAAAATTTGAGGTCTCAGTatccaaaactttttttttctggtaagattttcgaggacgaaaatttctttaaAGGGAGTGTTGTAATATCCCATTTTTCAGTGATAAAGGAATAatggtttcagggccacaaatTTTGATATGTGAAGTCGTGTTTTATGGTTTAGTCAATGTTTAAGGAGTTACATTAGGGTCGTATTAAgttttagttaagaaattttaatgtttacttagttaaattaagaaaaaggactaagttgtaaaaggTTCAAAATGTGGACATTATTGAATTATAATGATTTGATAGTTTAACTATCAAATGAAAGAGGACTTATGAAGTAATTAGTCCATAAGATTTTGGATAGACGGTTAAGGGCCTTTTTAGTTGTTAATCTATAAGTTTAAatctaggggtaaaatagtaatgtaataaaacaaaactaaagaaaactaattaaaattagtatcGTAATCTTCCATAAGGGAGCAACCAGAAATTAGGGTGTTAAAACACCATTTTTATCATGCTTGAGGTTTGGTTTTGTTCATTGCATGCATGTAGGTTATTCCCAACCcgtttattatgatttttatgtttttggaatcgttGCAACTACGTCCAACTAACCCATAGCTTCGTTTTCAAAACTATCAAAGATTTTtgatgttaccattgatgagttctTTATGTTCATGATGGTACACAATAGCTTTGATTTATTAGTTGTTGATTAGAGTATTTTATAAAGTGGTTTTGTTAGTCTTtgagtaaatgattaaattgaccaaccatttaaaatttcatggaaattGCGTAATTAGTGAATAATGGTGGATTGCTCTAGGTTAGAATGAAATTTGGTTAGCCTTGGGATGTTGTGAAATTAGTTAATATGGAAAATGCataaaattgtgataaatgtaaaattttagggaaaatgtgtaattaatgaaaagttaagggttTTATGCATCAAATTgggtatgaaatgtatgtgaattTAATAGAATGCGTTTAATTACTATATAGATCAAGACACAAGTCGTAAAGACACTAATCGAGGAAAGGGAAAATTTGTAGAGTAGTCCCTACGTTTGAATCGCAAGTGGATCGTAGGTATGTTCATAGTATTTCACTACCTAccggatcaattacttcttggaatgcACTAGCAACATAGTTTGTTTTGCAATTTAACCCGTTGACAATGAATGCTTGTCTTCGAAATGATATTATTGCTTATCATCAGCTGGATGATGAAAATTTTCACACCACATGGGAACGTTATAAAACTTTACTTTGAGCTTGTCTGATGCATGGCATTCAACCAGAAACacaaatttagattttttataatgggctGACTTCATATACAAGGAATCTTGTCGACGCATTAGCCAATGGACCTCtgctggattgtacttataatgatacTGTGAGAATTCTTAAGAGAATTACTAAGAAGgattatcaataccctatctCCAGAGCTGCACAAGCAAAAACTTTTGCAAGAGTTATTAAATTGGATGCAATAACCACActaagtgctcaagtttcttctctcacaaacatgattaaaaatatgcaaagGACGAGTGgagttgcacctatacaagtcgctCAGCAAGTTAATGTCCTTaccttttgttgtgagatttgtgTTGACAACCATAGTTGTGAAGATTATCCACAACATGAAGAGAATGCCTGTTATATTAGTAACATTCGCAAAAATTCTTATGGAAATTCTTACAACAACTCTGCACGCAACCAACagttttggggaactcagaaTGCTGGACAAAGTGCTGCGACATTCAGATATGGGAATACATCTACTCAGGGCAATTATAATCCCAGGCAAGGGAACTATAATCAACAACAGTAGAATTATAATCAACACATTCAGATGCATCCACAACAAGGCCAGACACATCCCCACCAAAatctaatgcaaccacaacactcttcaatacCGAATCAGCATGTTCAAGAACATCGACAACAACCGTACACTCAAGCTTCTACTTCTGACCCGTTAGCAATTCTTGAGGCATTAATGCGAGAGCATATTACTCGTACAGAAGCTATTGTACAAAGGAATTCATCTTCTTTTCGAGCATTAGAAGTGCAATTTGGAGAACTTGCTTCAAATCTGAATACTTGACCACCAGGTTCATTACCTAGTGACACGGAAAATCCTAGTCCCAGGGGGAAAGAACATTGTaaggctatcactcttaggagtggtaaacaaactagCAAACCGTCTATCGACTCTATTATAGCACCTCAAGATATGGATAGAGTGATCACtggtgagaaggttgaatctgaagaATTTTTTGATGCATTAGACAAAAAAGTTAGacaaattgtcactcatatgTCTATTGTTGGCCCTTCAGAATTTTCGACGCAATCAAGGGTGTCGGCGCAAGCTGATATATCTCCACCTTTACCTTTCCCACAAAGATTCAAGAAGAATGAGCATGACAAGCAGTATCAGCAGTTCCTAGACACACTCAAGCAACTGCTGATCAATATTCTTTTAGTGGACGCTCTGGTACAAATTCCgagttatgggaaatttatgaaagatcTCCTGTCCAAGAAGAAAAGCTCAAtgatattgaaactattgcactcacagaaggctgtagtgctcttttgacaaacaagttgccccctaaattgaaagatcctgCTAGCTTTACCATCCTATTGTCAGTTGGCAAACATTATTTGGGTAAGGCTTTAtgtgacttgggagctagcattaacctaatgccactatctacttttagaaagttgggaattggtcacatgaaatcTACTACAGTGACATTATAACTAGCCCATCGATCATTGGCTAAACCTTAAGGGAAAATAAAAGACGTGTTAGTTtgtgtggataaattcattttttcggCTGAGTTTATAACACTTGACTGCGAGACAGATAAGGAGGTTCCTATAATCTTGGGACAACCATTTTTAGCCACCGGCCGAACTCTAATTGACGTTTACAAGGGTGAACTAACCATGCAACTTAATGATGAGTAAGTAACCTTCattgtttttgaatctattcaatgcaaggaCAAAGAAAAATGCCAAATTGTCGATGTGCTGGATGATCTAAGtgaggaagaattcaatgaccaaagcatAATACTTTCTGAAGAGTTTGCAGTGACATCTGATGCTGAATGCTTAAATGGTTGTGACATcatggttgaagctaataatcttgaactcaagcatagatggcagattgaatccttagacttagcCAACAGAACAACCCCAATTTCCAAACGATCCATTGAAGAAGCTCCTactctggaattgaaaccactacctcatcatcttaaatatgtctttTTGCGTGATCACAATACTCTCCTAGTTATTGTCTCTGTAACACTagatgtaactcaagaagagaaatcGATCCATATTCTCAAGCAATACAAATgagctattgcttggagtattgctcatattcaaggtattagtccttctttctgcatgcacaagatcaagttggaagatgaatGTAAGCAATTTATTGAATAGCAAAGATGATTAAATGAAAAGATAAAAGAAGTTgtcaagaaggaaatcataaaatggcttgatgctggaactatttactcaatttctaatagcaattgggtaagtccagtgcaatgcGTACCTAAAAAAAGTGGCGTCACTGTGGTTCGCAACGATAAGGATGAATTAATTCCTACATGCATTCCCACGGGATGgcgagtttgtatggattatcgtAAATTGAATGCAGCCACAAAGAAGGATCACTTCCCACTTCCTTTCATCGACCAAATGTTGGATTGACTTGCTAGAAAGGCATATTATTgctttttagatggctattctaggtataatcaaattgctattgcactGGAGGATCAGGAGAAAAAAAACTTCACTTTCCCCTTTGGTACTTTCATTTTTCGCCGTATGCCTTTCGGTCTTTGTAATGCACcaaccacatttcaaaggtgcatgacGGTAATATTCTCATATATGATCGAAGactctttagaggtttttatggatgatttcttaaTCTATAGGAATGACTTTGATCATTGtgctgacaatttggataaagtactgAAGCGATGTGGGGACAGACATCTTGTTcagaattgggaaaaatgtcatttaagGGCAACTGAAGATATTGTGTTAGGACACCGcatctctagtcaaggcattcaagtagacaaagctaaggtggcaatcattgagaaattacctccactAACAAATGTGAGGGGTatctgcagttttctgggacatgcaGTGTTTTACCAAAGGTTTATtagatatttttcaaaaattgcaaaGCCCTTATGCTCATTGCTGGAACAGAATAAAAAATTCTTCTTTCACGATGCATTTTTAGATGCctttatttagttaaaaaagAAGCTAGGAAATGCACGCATTGTTATTGCACCTGATTGGTTTCAAACTTTTGAAGTTATATGTGATGCAAGCAACTTTGCTTTGGGCGCAGTTCTAGGACAATGAAAGGGAAAAATTACTCACGCCATCTCTTATGCTAGCAAAACTGTTATAGAAAAAGAATTACTGGCTGTAGTCTTTGCTTTCAACAAGTTTTGTTCCTATCTTGTCAGTGCAAAGGTTATGGTATTCATTGATCACTCGGCATCGAGATATCTCTTTGAAAAAAAAGCTAACCCGAGACTGATACGTTGGATATTAATATTgtaagaatttgacatcgagataaaaCATCGTAAGGGTTAAGAAAATCAAGTTGCAGTCCATCTGTCTCGATTGGAAGTTGACAGCAAAGACGGAAagatatttcaaattttcaacgcaTTCCCAGATGATAAGTTATTTTCTATAGATGAAACTCCTTGGTatgcaaattttgttaattatctaATGTGTAGAAAACTCTCATTGGGTATCAAAggccataaaaaagaaatatttcttTGTGAtgtagtgaagtatcattggaacgaaCCGTATTTGTTCAAGGTATGCAATGAAAACATTATTTGACATTGTGTTTCGGAAGtggagatgctttcaatcctaatgcattgtcatgatgctccttatggaggCCATGTCAGTGGTATGAGAACTGCTGCTAAAGTTCTTCAATCAGGATTCTACTGCCGACATTATTCAAAGACACCCACAATTTAGTGAATCAACGCGATAGATGTCAGCACATCGGTTCTATATCTCGTCATAATGAAATATTACTGTAGCTAATTCTGAAggttgaattattcgatgtttgggttatggattttatgggaccgtttccaagctcatttggaaatctttatatattagtcgCTGTGGACTATGTCTCGAAGTGAGTTGAAGCTATTGAAatcccaaaggatgatgcaaagacagtgctaaaattttttcacaagcatatactcacctgctttggcacaccaaaggcattgattagtgatcagggaacacactttcattgcaaccaagtgaaGATCGCACTGAAaagatatggagttaatcatagaatgacTACTACTTATCATCAGCCAACCAATGGACAAGCCGAAGTATCGAATCGAAAAATTAAGAACATTCTTGATAAGGTTGTAAACCTTTGAGGAAAGATTGGTATTTTTGATTGGATGACACTTTATGGGCATTGCAGAcagcatacaaaactccattCGGGATTTCGctgtatcaattggtttttgggaaaacATGTCTAGCCAGTCGAACTGGAACACAAAACAATAtgggcaattaagcaagtgaacatggactatgaagcaACTGGAAAGATAAGACTGTTGGATATCACTAAACTAGAGGAGATTAGGAGAAATGCTGATGAAAATActgcaatttacaaggaaaagaccaaacgatggcGTGACAAGATCATTTTGCAGCGACAATTTATTGTGGGTAAtaggttttattattcaattcttgaCTTAAATTGCACTTAGGTAAATTGCATTCACGTTGTTCTGGACCTTTTGAAGTTGTCACCG
This region includes:
- the LOC121224936 gene encoding uncharacterized protein gives rise to the protein MHPQQGQTHPHQNLMQPQHSSIPNQHVQEHRQQPYTQASTSDPLAILEALMREHITRSLPSDTENPSPRGKEHCKAITLRSGKQTSKPSIDSIIAPQDMDRVITGEKVESEEFFDALDKKVRQIVTHMSIVGPSEFSTQSRVSAQADISPPLPFPQRFKKNEHDKQYQQFLDTLKQLLINILLVDALDKEKCQIVDVLDDLSEEEFNDQSIILSEEFAVTSDAECLNDGYSRYNQIAIALEDQEKKNFTFPFGTFIFRRMPFGLCNAPTTFQRNDFDHCADNLDKVLKRCGDRHLVQNWEKCHLRATEDIVLGHRISSQGIQPVELEHKTIWAIKQVNMDYEATGKIRLLDITKLEEIRRNADENTAIYKEKTKRWRDKIILQRQFIVDDDLEGRDRSVASLPNVQVSDNEKEEESRDIESACKRLIVCLMMFFLLIKRTLLLRRKLLSKKRKHCRRGSYC